In Thermodesulfobacteriota bacterium, one DNA window encodes the following:
- a CDS encoding cobalamin B12-binding domain-containing protein, with protein sequence MATAGRKKSGAAGRGKPVRKVRILIGKPGLDGHDRGAKIIARALRDAGVEVVYTGLHQTPEMIVNAAMQEDVDAIGLSVLSGAHEHLFPEVLKLLKKRKMDNVVLFGGGIIPDEDIPGLLRKGVDRVFTPGATMREIVDYVNGRISPRR encoded by the coding sequence ATGGCGACGGCGGGGAGGAAAAAGAGCGGCGCCGCGGGTCGGGGAAAGCCCGTCCGAAAAGTCCGGATCCTCATCGGCAAGCCCGGGCTGGACGGGCACGACCGCGGGGCGAAGATCATCGCGCGGGCCCTGCGCGACGCGGGGGTCGAGGTCGTCTACACCGGCCTCCACCAGACGCCCGAGATGATCGTCAACGCCGCGATGCAGGAGGACGTGGACGCCATCGGGCTTTCGGTCCTTTCGGGAGCGCACGAGCACCTCTTCCCGGAGGTGCTGAAGCTTCTGAAGAAAAGGAAGATGGACAACGTGGTGCTGTTCGGCGGCGGGATCATCCCGGACGAAGACATCCCCGGGCTGCTGAGGAAGGGGGTGGACCGCGTGTTCACCCCGGGGGCCACGATGCGGGAGATCGTCGACTACGTGAACGGGCGCATATCACCGAGGAGGTAG
- a CDS encoding Zn-ribbon domain-containing OB-fold protein: MTGTTVFNIPFPSDLQTLKGMSPIVIKYPYSVEYIHSYGQDSPYFAGLSNGRLLGTRCDACGYTYATPRLACADCGGETRWVELPREGRVHTFTTCYFGSEEFLKETPFHLVLVEFDGVDTLLLARLVGPEGPEEIRIGMPVKAKFRRNSQLRPTDVYFVPAG, from the coding sequence ATGACGGGGACGACGGTGTTCAACATCCCGTTCCCTTCGGACCTGCAGACGCTCAAGGGGATGTCGCCGATCGTCATCAAGTACCCGTACTCCGTGGAATACATCCATTCGTACGGCCAGGACTCCCCCTACTTCGCCGGATTGTCGAACGGACGGCTGCTCGGGACCCGGTGCGACGCCTGCGGCTACACCTACGCCACGCCGCGGCTGGCGTGCGCGGATTGCGGCGGGGAGACGCGCTGGGTGGAGCTGCCCAGGGAGGGACGGGTGCACACCTTCACCACCTGCTACTTCGGGAGCGAGGAGTTTCTAAAGGAGACCCCTTTCCACCTGGTCCTGGTGGAGTTCGACGGCGTGGACACGCTGCTGCTGGCGCGGCTGGTGGGGCCGGAAGGGCCGGAGGAGATCCGGATCGGGATGCCCGTGAAGGCGAAGTTCCGGCGCAACTCCCAGCTCCGGCCCACCGATGTCTATTTCGTGCCCGCCGGGTGA
- a CDS encoding thiolase domain-containing protein yields the protein MRPVYMVAGGVSKFQKARPDATFQKMVKESFDYAMGDVPKLSLAGIDGSVVSYFSDHFTRQLMAGIMATDYLGICPRPNKRVEGGGATGGLCFQAAWEAVASGRMSVCAAYGFETMSRVPTWKGNEFIALASDVNFDYPVGGFYTGYYAMMVNRHMHEFGTTVEQMAMVSVKNHGNAFHNPYAQKRRRLTVADVRGAAMVAYPLTLLDICVMSDGAATCILADEETAFRLTDRPVRITGIGTGTDMMRMADRPHREVPLAPNEKKSDYRNLTYPGVHSFRAGRSAALQAYKMAGITEPRRQLDFVELHDAYTSSEIQTYEDLALCKYGEGGKFVEEGHPFLPNVDYGLQLRRKGTIPVNPSGGLIACGHPVGATGLMQAVFAFWQIQGTIRKHFGDGTLQVRGAKRGLIHSHAGTGTYVTVSILERGWRA from the coding sequence ATGAGGCCCGTCTACATGGTGGCCGGTGGGGTGAGCAAGTTCCAGAAGGCGCGCCCCGACGCCACGTTCCAGAAGATGGTCAAGGAATCGTTCGACTACGCAATGGGGGACGTCCCCAAGCTCTCCCTTGCAGGGATAGACGGCTCGGTCGTCTCCTACTTTTCCGACCACTTCACGCGGCAGCTGATGGCGGGGATCATGGCGACGGACTACCTGGGCATCTGCCCCCGGCCGAACAAGCGGGTCGAGGGGGGCGGCGCCACGGGCGGCCTGTGCTTCCAGGCGGCGTGGGAGGCGGTCGCCTCCGGGAGGATGAGCGTCTGCGCGGCCTACGGCTTCGAGACGATGTCGCGCGTGCCGACGTGGAAGGGAAACGAGTTCATCGCCCTCGCCTCGGACGTCAACTTCGACTACCCCGTGGGCGGGTTCTACACCGGCTACTACGCGATGATGGTGAACCGGCACATGCACGAGTTCGGCACCACCGTGGAGCAGATGGCCATGGTGTCGGTGAAGAACCACGGCAACGCCTTCCACAACCCGTACGCCCAGAAGCGCCGCCGGCTCACCGTGGCGGACGTGCGCGGCGCCGCCATGGTCGCGTACCCGCTGACGCTGCTCGACATCTGCGTGATGTCCGACGGAGCCGCAACGTGCATCCTGGCCGACGAGGAGACCGCGTTCCGGCTGACGGACCGGCCGGTGCGGATCACGGGGATCGGCACGGGCACGGACATGATGCGGATGGCGGACCGGCCGCACAGGGAGGTGCCGCTCGCACCGAACGAGAAGAAGAGCGATTACAGGAACCTGACGTACCCCGGCGTCCATTCCTTCCGCGCGGGGCGCAGCGCCGCGCTCCAGGCGTACAAGATGGCCGGGATCACGGAGCCGCGCCGGCAGCTCGACTTCGTCGAGCTCCACGACGCCTACACCTCCTCCGAGATCCAGACGTACGAGGACCTCGCCCTGTGCAAGTACGGGGAGGGGGGAAAGTTCGTGGAGGAGGGGCACCCGTTCCTGCCGAACGTCGATTACGGGCTGCAGCTGCGTCGCAAGGGGACGATCCCGGTGAATCCGTCGGGGGGGCTGATCGCCTGCGGCCACCCGGTCGGGGCGACGGGGCTCATGCAGGCTGTCTTCGCCTTCTGGCAGATCCAGGGGACGATCCGGAAGCACTTCGGCGACGGCACGCTGCAAGTCCGTGGCGCGAAGCGCGGACTGATCCACAGCCACGCGGGGACGGGGACCTACGTCACCGTGTCGATCCTGGAGAGGGGGTGGCGAGCGTGA